GGCTTCGGGCGGCGTGGTGGTGGTGTCGATGTCGTTGCCGTAGAGGCACAGGCCCGCTTCGAGTCGGAGGGAATTGCGTGCGCCCAGGCCGATGGGCTTCACCTCGGGCTGCGCCAGCAGGGCGCGGGCCAGCGCCTCGGCCTGCGGGGCGGGCACGGAGATCTCGAAGCCGTCCTCGCCGGTGTAGCCGCTGCGCGTCACGAAGCAGTCGCAGCCGGCGATCTGGAAATGGCCGCCCGTCATGAACACCAGCGACGCGGTGTCCGGGGCCAGGCGGGCGAGCGCCGCCGCGGCCTGCGGGCCCTGCAGCGCCAGCAGCGCCTGGTCGGGCAGCGGGATCACCTCGCAGCGGTGCCCGATGCGCGCCTCGATGTGGGCGATGTCGCCCACCTTGCAGGCGCCGTTGACGATCACGAACAGGTCGTCGCCGCGGTTCACGAACATCAGGTCGTCGATGATGCCGCCGTCGTCGTTCAGCAGCAGGCCGTAGCGCTGCTTGCCCACGCCGAGGCCGATCGCATCCACCGGCACGATGGTCTCGAAGGCGGCTGCGGCCTCCGGGCCGACCAGGCGCAACTGGCCCATGTGGGAGACATCGAACAGCCCGGCGGCCTGGCGCGTGTGCAGGTGCTCGGCCATCAGGCCCGCGGGGTACTGCACCGGCATCGAATAGCCCGCGAAGGGCACCATGCGGGCGCCGAGTTCGAGGTGCAGCGCGTGGAGCGGCGTGGTGTGCAGGGCGGAGGAAGCTTCGGCGGACATGGGCGGGGCCTTTCAGGCAAGGGCAAACGACGCGCGCGGCGCCATGGTTGCGCCGCGCTGGGGTTGCCCGCTGTCCGCTTTACCTGAGAGATTCACACCGCCTGGCGCCATCACGTCGTGGCGGCGCAGCACGGGCTTGCTCCTTCGGTGGACCCGCACGGGGCGGGCCTCTCTCCAGCCGGGGAAACGCCCGCATCCCTGCGGGCGCCTTGCCAGTCCTTTTGCCTGAGCGTTCGGGGTGTCCCTGCGCCTTCGGCGGCGCCGGCGGCCCGTTGCGGGTGCGGCGCTCTCTCCTGACCGGGCGGATTCTAACGGCAGCGCGCGGCGCGCCAGCCGGCCGGGGCCAGGATTTCTGCCCGGTGCCAAGCGCCCCGGGCCGGCGGTAACCGGCCGGGGCCTTGTCATCTTCATGCGCCCCGGTGGGGGCGCCCTGTGGCAGAAAGTATGCCGGCCCACCGCCCGATGGATTTTTCGAATTTCCGAGCAATCAGTGCTTTTGAAGAAAATTCTTCTGCCGAAGCGGCTGATGCGTACAAAATCTTTCCATGGACCGCATCGACCGAAAAATCCTCTCCGTGCTGCAGGCCGACGCGCGCGCGAGCCTGCAGGAGATCGGCAACGCCGTGGGACTGAGCCCGTCGCCGTGCTGGGGCCGCATCCGCAAGATGGAGGAATCGGGTGTGATCGAGGGCTACACCGTGCGCCTCAATGCCCAGGCCCTGGACCTGGCCGACACCGTGCTCGTGCAGGTCACGCTCGACAGCCATTCCGACAACACGCTGGAGAAGTTCGGCGAGACGCTCGCGAGCATTCCGGAGGTGATCGAGGCGCACCTGGTTTCCGGCGACTACGACTACCTGCTGCGCGTGGTGGTGAAGGACACGCGCGACTACGAGCGCCTGCTGCGCGAGAAGCTCTACCGCATCAAGGGCATCCGCCACAGCCGATCGAGCTTCGTGCTGCGCACGCTGAAGAAAGCCGACCTGCCGCTGCGGACGGACTGAAGGCGCCGGCCTGCCCGGGGCGGTGGATCTGTGCAGGCATTGAGCAAAATATGCTCCATGCCGCCGGATTCATTCAATAGTTTGCTATGTAATCAATAGCATGCAGACCCTGGCGGCGGCCTGCCGTGGGGCGCCCTCAGCGCGGCGCAGGGTCCGGCGCGGAGGCGTCCGCCTGGGCCACCCACAGGATGCGGCGCACATCCACGCCCAGCGACCGGGCACGCGCCAGCAGGCGTTCACGCACCGCGCCGGGCAGCATGGGTGTGCGCGACAGGATCCAGAACGCATCCAGCCGGGGGCCGACCACCATGGCCCAGCGGTAGTCCTCGTCCAGGGCTTCCACGAAGTAGCCCGCATAGAAGGGCCCGAAGAAGGACACCTTGAGCGCGCCCGTGTCCGTGTCGCCCAGGAACCGGGCCCGCCCTTCCACCTCGTGCCAGCGCCGCTGCTCGGGGTCATAGCCCCGGTTCACCACGCGGATCGACCCGTCGCCACGGCGGCTGTAGTGCGCGCTGGTGCGTATCAGGCCGCGCTCGAAGCGCTGGTCGATGCGTGCCACCTCGTACCAGTGGCCCGCATAGCGGTCGACGTTGAAACCCTTCACCGGCCGCACGCCGGGCGGGGGCTGCACGTTGCTGCGCAGATACAGCGCCACGGCCGCTCCGGCAGCGGCAGCGGCCACGCCGACGGCCAGCGGGCCGGTGGCGGACATGCGGCGGTGGGTGGTGTAGCGCTGCAGTTCGGGACGGGGCATGGGACGGGGCTCCTGCTGAAGGCGAGTTACGCACAAAGACAGCAAGTCTGGCGAAGGCCCATGGCGTGGCCTGTAGGTGGCGAGCGCACAAGGCCGTGAGAACGCACGCGTTGCGGCGCGGCCAGCCGGTCGGAAGCCCGCCTGTACCGCGGGAGACTGGGGTGCCGGCGTGTCCACGCCGCAGCGGGCACACCGCATGCATTCATGTATGCATGCGGCGGGTTCCCGTCACATGCCCGAGTAGTTCGGCCCGCCGCCGCCTTCGGGCGTCACCCACACGATGTTCTGCGTGGGGTCCTTGATGTCGCAGGTCTTGCAGTGCACGCAGTTCTGCGCGTTGATCTGCAGCCGCTGCGCATTGCCGCCCTGGGTTTCGTCCGGCACGAACTCGTACACCGCCGCGGGGCAGTAGCGGGCCTCGGGGCCTGCGTATTTGGCCAGGTTGATGTTCACCGGCACGCTCGCGTCCTTGAGCGTCAGGTGCGCGGGCTGGTTCTCGGCGTGGTTGGTGTTGCTGATGAACACGCTGGAGAGCCGGTCGAAGGTGAGCTTGCCGTCGGGCTTCGGGTAGACGATGGGCTCGCATTCCGCGGCGGGCTTCAGGTAGGCGTGGTCGGGCTTGTCGCGGTGCAGCGTCCAGGGAATGTTGCCCTTGAGCACGAACTGCTCGATGCCGTTCATGAGCGTGGCCGTGGCCAGGCCCTTCTTGAACCAGGCCTTGAAGTTGCGCGCCTTGTTCAGCTCCGCATGCA
The DNA window shown above is from Acidovorax sp. NCPPB 4044 and carries:
- the gcvT gene encoding glycine cleavage system aminomethyltransferase GcvT; the protein is MSAEASSALHTTPLHALHLELGARMVPFAGYSMPVQYPAGLMAEHLHTRQAAGLFDVSHMGQLRLVGPEAAAAFETIVPVDAIGLGVGKQRYGLLLNDDGGIIDDLMFVNRGDDLFVIVNGACKVGDIAHIEARIGHRCEVIPLPDQALLALQGPQAAAALARLAPDTASLVFMTGGHFQIAGCDCFVTRSGYTGEDGFEISVPAPQAEALARALLAQPEVKPIGLGARNSLRLEAGLCLYGNDIDTTTTPPEAGLNWAIQKVRRTGGARAGGFPGAEKVLAQIDTPSLLARRRVGLVARERVPVREHTALQSPEGAAIGEVTSGLLGPSVNQPVAMGYVAPAFAEIGTVVHAIVRGKAVPMEVCALPFLPPRYHRG
- a CDS encoding Lrp/AsnC family transcriptional regulator, whose protein sequence is MDRIDRKILSVLQADARASLQEIGNAVGLSPSPCWGRIRKMEESGVIEGYTVRLNAQALDLADTVLVQVTLDSHSDNTLEKFGETLASIPEVIEAHLVSGDYDYLLRVVVKDTRDYERLLREKLYRIKGIRHSRSSFVLRTLKKADLPLRTD
- a CDS encoding lipocalin family protein translates to MPRPELQRYTTHRRMSATGPLAVGVAAAAAGAAVALYLRSNVQPPPGVRPVKGFNVDRYAGHWYEVARIDQRFERGLIRTSAHYSRRGDGSIRVVNRGYDPEQRRWHEVEGRARFLGDTDTGALKVSFFGPFYAGYFVEALDEDYRWAMVVGPRLDAFWILSRTPMLPGAVRERLLARARSLGVDVRRILWVAQADASAPDPAPR